Part of the Quercus robur chromosome 5, dhQueRobu3.1, whole genome shotgun sequence genome, ccaaagaagtagaagaagaagacttaCCTGCCACGCTGAAAGTTTCTGTAGATTTCTTTCTTATACTGCATCTTCTtttctgagagagagagagagagagagttgaaagTGGGAGTGAGACTGTGAGTGAGGGTGGTAATTAAATTTAGAGGGAATTCGAATTCATTATTTGTACGCAGtgtttctaatttctaattacCTAATTcgtaaaattaatcaaaataatttatagatttttttttttttggctataaaaTAAGGGGTTATTGCCCccattagaaaaataatttttagacgtttggagagagaataggaaaaaaaaagtttggatatatcatttctcttctctttttttatagatagtttcaacttatagtaACTGTCttgatgataattttttatcatcaaattaagacactaatcagtttttgataTAAACGAGAATTGAACTtaagatctcttatttaactattaaaaactttaccagttgagttaactggaacccacaagtAAACCAATTTAAGATCACGTGATTTTTCATTCCATGACAGCTAACAAAAGTTATTTTTAAAggtttattttatgaatatgaaaatcttaaaaaattattaagaagaGTTTAAACCCATGAAGTATTTTTACAATTTGCCCAAATTCAggatatttttgcattttcaacttttattttattttctctatttttattaaagaaaattttattttctctttcctttttttatacaaaaaaaaaaaaaggactaggTTAAATCACACCTTACAAACAACCTTACAGATAGAGAGATGTGGGGGTAAAATCACaaatttgcttttctttttccgtAGGTGATTTttatacctttatttttttctccattttggagagagaaTTTTATTGGTCTAAGGTAAAAATAGTATACTTccatcttcttttccaaacaaagaaagataatAATCATCCTACTATTTCTTCAGCTAAGTTTTTTATGTTCCTCCTTTTCACCTCAATCAAACATATCCTTAGTTTGGTGTTTTAATTCTAGACAATTGATTTAAactatataaatttcaaaatccgTTGTTTGGATTTAAATTAAATCATTGAAAATTATtggaattcaaaatttcaaatatatcgTTCGatgtttttataatatatgaaattaaatttaaacttcCACCTTCAAAGGCATAaagataagattttttttgtaaatagaCTTTGAATTTCGCCTAAGGTATATTCTTATAAGAAATAGTGTTTActatttttctaaaacttttacTAAAAAAGCAATTATGATTAATGAAACTGCATTTGGTTATGTCACTCAATAATTTATGGTGGAAATATTATGCAATAAATAATTACctttttaaaagataataaaaaccttacaccaaaaaaaatcaattactagATTTATCTAATTATTAGATAGCTTGTAAAATTCTTTTTAAGGATCCTTCaactatttataattaaaaattacaaaaaaaaaaaaaaaaaaaagcatggccAAAATTTCCCAATTTCTCTATAATTCTTTTAGATATTCCTCTTCAATTTTTCATGTCTCCACCCCAAACAACATACACGCAACAACCTCAAATCCCTTTCACAATCTACTCAATTTTAGTtgtaaatttttactaatttttttatttttatttggtccattttaaataaataattttttttatatcaataacaATTTGACACATTAACAATAGcgaattattttgtttttcttttttgacttgTTTGACTAATATCTAGGTTGAACTTTTCAACATCACCATCACACAATTTGTCATACATTTCTTCATAACTTGCCATTAATTGTGTGTTTGAGTCTTCTGAAAATTGTTGTGTCTGTATCATTACTCTTTTGCgactttcaaaaaagaaaaaaaagaaaaaaaaaaagaagtagagagagagagatcatcaATGGCTTCAAGACCAAGAGGTCGTCCAAAAAAGgttcattctttttgttcttttccctctcatttttctctctcatgttttcttctcttaaattttattgttggaTACAAACACAATCCCACATTGtattattaaaaactaaaaaatggtCTCTTTCCCATGTTATTTTCTGTCATGTTCTCACACACTTGGTTTTGCAGAAAGATACTCGTCTGGTTGCAGCTCTTGACGCCATGCGCCCCTATGGATTTCCTCAGGATTTTGTCGAAGTCGCCGTAAGAGAGCTACTCAATGTGGGtcagcttttgtttttgtttttgtttttgttttttgctttctaTGTTTCAATGTGTTTTTGAAAGCAAAAAACCATaatgggtttctgggttttggcTCAGGTTTATGGTGGAAATGAAGGATGGGTCTTTATTGAAGACTCTTCTTACTCCGTCCTTGTTGAAACATTACTTGAAAAAACAAATGCTCCACAAGATCAGAAGgtaaagtttgattttttttggttatatgcTACATAAGTATTCATTTTTCCCCCTTTCATAtgctttgatttcttttattgttaCATGCAATTTGAATTACAGCTCATTAAGAAATGTTATTTCTTTTATGCTTGATATCTtgatgttaaaaaaaagaaaaaaaaagaaagaaagaaagaacaaaatgaaataTAACTTGCTTGGGAAATCAGTGTCATCCACCTTTTAATTGAGCCCAGACATATATGGCTTCATTGAGGGAAGTTGTACTTAGGCATTATGCTAATTTGTCCATTTCAGTTTGTATAGGATCTATATGTAATAAAGCAAAGTTAGTGAACAATCAAACCAGTTTAGCTGTTGCATTCTAGAGGCCTgatattatttacattccatgatTTCACTTGTAAAGAAAGAAACATTCAATAATTTTGTTGTTGGTTGGCTCTTATTCCATTGGGGGTTGCAATTCTGTGAGACGTGCTTATGCCTTTCAGAAACTAATGAAGCATTGAAGCTATATCTGGAAAAGGAGTATAGCACTAAATGTTCACTTAGGAGTTAGAACTACATCACTGTGCCTTGGGCAAGCCATGTTCATTATTTCATTTATTCTGTCGAAAACTAGGAACGCATACTAGTTGTTTCCCAATTTACAGCTGCAAATTTTTAAGTGGTGCTGTCGAGTCTGTTACAAAAAAAGAGGTCATAATTTGAGATATAACTTGATTCACTCATCCCCTGTAGACGAAAACCCTCAACAACAACCCCCTCCCCCCTTTTTTCTCTCTCGCTTTCCCTTTGAGGAAACCCATAGTTATGTGTTGTTCATAGGTCCTGCAAATTTTAACATGGAGGTTAACTGATGTTGCAGTTAGGCTCCATAATGAAGACtgaagttcattttttttcttgatactCTCCAAATTATTCTCTAATTGACTGACATCCCTAATACTTGATCCCCTATGGCAATGACTCATTGTGTTATTGTCTAGTTAACACCCTCAATTACTCTCTCTAGCGGAGTAATGCTAATACCAATTTCTGTTAGTTCTATATATTCTATACAGCTTTGTGGTTCATTAGTTGAACTTCTGTGATAATAATTTATTGGTTGGTAATATCTACATGCACTTAGTGAGTCTTGAACTGAAAATCTCATTCACCATCTCAATATTATGGGAAGAGGAAGTGTAATTTGAGCTAGAGTTCATTGGCACTTCTACGTAGTATTTATCTTATAATTAGTTACAGTTTGGCTCTTGCTAGTTTATACCTTGCACAAGAGGAATTAATTGTACAATGTAGTCATGAAGCTAGTTTGAACCTTCACATTAttactaatcaaattaataataataataataataataataatttcatttccCAATTATTCTTGAAGGATGATTCTCCTCAACATGATCCGGGAGATGCAGATAATAAAGAATCTTCAGCTGTTGGGCCATCCACACCTACTTGCTCCAACTCAGGGGCCACAGATGCTATGTTGCTAACTAACCAGGCTTTGGACTCAGCCTCACATCCTAATGAGGCTCCAGACAGTGCACATGAATCTCGTAATCCGCTTTTATTCATTTACAGcttttgaaataatattttactcaatttctttcttttttcaacaatcAACATATAAATTCAAGCACATTTAACCAAAAGGTTTATGTGTGGTTGGCCCATAAATAAATTGCAGGAGAACTTCTCTGCTACTTTAATCATGTTATGTATGCTCTTATATTGCAGGTGGTATGCATTATCTCCCACCGACAGCAAGTTCTGGTGGTGCTGAAGCTCCTGGGGATAGGCTTGCCCAGTCACCTCCACCTAATGCGGATGGTATGCGTTATCTCCTACCACCACAGGCAGCAAGTTCTGGTGGTGCTGAAACTTTTGGGAACAGTCTTGCCCAGTCACCTCCACATATTGCAGATGGTTTGATTTAtctcccaccaccaccaccaccaagtTCTGGTGGTGCTGAAACTCTTGGGAACAGTCTCGGCCAATCACCTCCACGTATTGCAGATGGCATGCGTTATCTCCCACGGCCACCAGCAGCAAGATCTGGTGGGGCTGAAAATCTTGGGAACAGTCTTGGCCAATCACCTTCACGTATTGAACATGGTATGCGTTATCTCCCATGGCCACCAGAAGCAAGTTCTGGTGGGGCTGAAACTCTTGGGAACGGTCTTGCCCAATCACCTCCACATATTGCAGATGGTATGCACTATCTCCCACGGCCACCGGCAGCAAGATCTGGTGGGGCTGAAAATCTTGGGAACAGTCTTGGCCAATCACCTTCACGTATTGCAGATGGTATGCGTTATCTCCCACGGCCACTGGCAGCAAGTTCTGGTAGGGCTGAAACTCTTGGGAACAGTCTTGCCCAATCACCTCCACATATTGCAGATGGTATGCACTATCTCCCACGGCCACTGGAAGCAAATTCTGGTAGTGCTGAAACTCATGGGAAAAATCTTGCCCAACCACCTCCACATATTGCAGGTAGTATGCGTTATCTCCCACCACCACTGGCAGCAAGTTCTGGTGGTGCTGCAACAATTGGGAAAAGTTTTGCTCAGTCACCTCCACATGTGAACCAATCCCCACTACAAGATATTCGTCCTACCCGAAGGAGGCGACCTTACCATGGCTGGATTAGCAATGATGAGGAAATCGATCTAGTGCAACTGACACCAGCTCCATTGCCAGAGGGAATAGCAAAGTTGCTTAGGAGCTAGATAAGTAGAGAAAGCCTAACATCATTTGGTAGGGAGAGGATAGAAAGAGCATTTGGTAGGGAGGATAGATGATAAATAGTGGGAGGTAAGAAAAACTGGAAGGATAGAAAGAATAGTAATGATTCAAAAGTGATAGGATAGAGAAGAAATTAGTTGAAGGACGAAAACTGATGTAAATTTCCTTATATTTGGctgaaaagaaaatgagaaaaatgaaattttaatttgtatagATTTTTATGTTATGCACATAGCATATGAGAAGTAGTTGTTTCCCATTATTTTTGTATAGTGCTTGAAGGGTTATTACAATAATGCAATAGCGTATTGGTATTTAAATATTGAGTAGAGGTTGCAACCTTgaaattttctctccaaaaatgAAACTATGAAAACTAAGAggctgtttggattgagttttttgataactcaattctctggtttcataactcataacttaaaaatggtgggactcatagtaaaaaggttgtttggctaAATGATAACTCTGTTTTCATTActtaattctctgatttttgagttatgagttatggaaactgaaaacaacaaaaggctgttttcagtttccataactcataactcaatggcatttccataaataaacacacatgagggatCCACAGTccaacttttgaccaccttttgactttttattttttattttttatttttttatttctgggttggcgttggctatttgttttttttttcttttcctgggttggccgttcagtttttttttttttttttttgggttggccgttcagttttttttttttcttttttttttcttttcctgggttggctgttcggttttttttttttttttttttttttttttttttttttttattttctgggttggcgttgttatttttttttttcttttcctgggttggctgttcggtttgtttgattttttttatatatatatacatattagcTTCGGTGAGTtaggtactaaaaaaaaaaaaaactatactgACTGACAAgtgtgagacccatgaatagtgtgaaaaaattgagtgatgaaaataaaagtgatgctgccaaatgagtgtgaaaaaatgagtgatgagtgatggaaattgagtgacgaaaattgagtgatgaaaaaagcTTACCCAAGCAGGCTCTTAATCTTCCAAAATGAATCATGCCgagcaattttttatttttatttttttggcataaaAGGGAGCCAAGTAGCCTAAGGGGCTCCTTCAGTATAGGCTTAAGCCTTGAAAGAACAAATAAGAAGCTTAGGCTGGGTCCATTGAGCATATGCTAGGGCTGAAACATTAGGTCCTCTCTCCTGAGCAGGCCAGGTGCAGGTCTTCACAATTCAGCCTGAATCTAGGCTGAGACCTGCCCTAAACTCAGATAGGACAGCTAAATGAACAGGTCTATTTATGAGCAAgggtttattaattttatggtCTCATTGCAACATGAAGAGTTGTGAGTAATACTGTAAAAAAACCTGGTCGTCATGCCAGTATTTATTTGAATATTGTAGATGTGTAGATGTGATTGGAGACTACAGTGCTCAAAAAATACAGATGAAGATAAGCTTGGCTGCAATGTGCCTTTTGTGGACTGCAACTGATTTCATTGCAAAGGAAACATGCATCATTGTTTCAGTGTATTCATTCTATGCCCCAAATTCTTTATGGATGAacttgcataaaattattttgttggcATTGTGGAGGAAAAGGAAACATGTTAGAATGCCATTGTAAACTTATTAGCCCATCGATTGCCTTTGCTGTATATTCTTAAaatgtgattttgtttttgctcTTCAGACATTTCTGGAAGATGTGCATTCTATTCTGAAGCAAAATGGCTGGTGAAAGGCAGAACAATGATCACTTGACATTTCTGATAATGTGAATAAAGAACTCCCTTGATAAATATAGTTGACTGTGACAAGTTACAgttctttgttttctctttaCTTTAAATTTTGGAGCTGATGAGAGGCTAGAGATAGGATATCATATTTGTGATAATGGGcttctttttactattaaaatgcCTTTTCAAGTCCACTGGTGACTGATCTACAAGGCAAGGCTAGAAGACCCTGAGTAATGGTACTTATTTTGCAGTAACTGAGGGGTGAAAATGGCCAAAATTGTTAGTATTTTTAGCaatgtactattttttttgaaactagaGTTTAAGAAACTCGGGTTtgacatggaactcgagttccataaaaaattgCCGCTGACTTGGgctatttgaattaaaaaataccacaaggaactcgagtttaagaaaATTAAGTTTCTAGCAATATGGTACTCAAGTTTATAAACTCATGTACCATGTAAGAATGTATTCTGTATACGTACTTCAAGTTTTGTAAAGAATATTTTAACCATTTGGCATTGGAAATCCAACCACACTCTACTCAAGCCAGTCAACACAAAAAAAGAGATGCAGATTCACGTGAAAGGCTAGAAACAGAGCAGGCACAAATCATACCGTCTACACTTTGCCTAGTCAACCAATAAtccaaaagagtaaaaaaatggTGCTGGCCAGCACCTGTTAAGTTTGCATAGATACTGTTTAAGTCAACATGATTTTACTAAATTAGCCCTACTTTAATTGGGAAATCAAGAAAAACAACACCACCTTAATGATGTGTGTCAGGGGCATAGAAAATAACAAATGTTGCATGCTTTTACTTAAGTATAGTAAATGGTCATTGTATAATTTTCCATTACATGAAGGTACATGAAGGTGCAAGAAGTAACGTATCAATATATGAAAGCAGTTCttacatggtactcgagtttagaAAACTTGAGTACAACAAAGAGCTCAAGTTTTTTATAGTCGAGTTTCGTGTggcatttttaattaaaataatccaCACCagcagcattttttttttttatggaactcgagtttttgaaactcaagttccatgtcAAACTCGACTTTCTTAAACTCAAgtttaaaaaagtaataaattactaaatatttcTCAAACAGTAGTAAAATATTAATCATTTTGGTCAATAATgatatttggtcattttagctGTTACTGAGGTCCCGGATATTTTCATGTTAGTACATGCTTGATGGTTATTAAGTTATTGATGGCTTAACAATTAGTTCATTTACACGAGTGCTTTTATGCTTCCTATAGGTCAGATACTATAGGACGTGAATGTTTAGGCCCAGAGAGAGACGAAAGCTCTTCTCTATAGGAGGGATTTAAATTTTAGGGACTGATTTGGCAAATTTTTGagctttgcttcttttttcttccataaGTGGAAGTAGTGTTAGGAAATTTGTTTGATTGCTTATAGCCTAttcctttttcaattttagaatTGTTGTATCACCACACATTTTTGGTGTGATGGTCATCccataagtataagtacttgtgaaGTATGAGGAGTAAGGGTCGAAATTCAAGTTTCTAAGagggaacttcacacacatatacacttatattAGATTAAAGTAAAAtctctatcttgtattaaaaatatatatattgttatccTTTTTTGGAGTTCGTAACATGTCTTAAACTAAAAGTGAAACCCGTCAAAAAATTTGATAGAAGAGCATGGTGAACTTGATTAACTTTGAAGAGTCTCTAAGTCCTCCTCTCTCTTAAAACTATGGTATCCATCTGACTCAATATCCTCACAGGTGATGATTATGCAGCAATGATGACCCAGTTGTTGGCCTTGTAATTATGATGAGCTGTGGCCTTCTTCTAAAGATGTAGTTAACAGCCCAGTAAAAACATTCCCAATATCCGTGGACTAACCAAGTTTCGGGTCAGGACAACAAAGGAATGCATCCGAGAAAATggaaatcaaagagaataaacatGTACAACAAGATGATGGCTAGTCAATTGGCTATGGGAAAATCAAAGATTCTGCTTCACGGTATGCAGAATGCACGTGCAATCTCAGATCACGTAGAATGTGATAAAAAGACAGACTATAGTGAAGGTACTGGTATAGTACAAGCTAATAGCATCTCAGGGGACaatataaaaatgtaattttttttttctcctctgtAGATGATAGTCATACAGAGGACACTTAATCCTGGACATAcataataaattcataattgtttcttttttttggtgggggggtGGTGGTGTGAACCGACTGAAGCATCTCAGCATAAGCTTTTGCTCTAGAGTCTATTTGTAAGCTTTGTTGCTTCTCTCCATCCAAATACATAAATGATCTTATAAATCGCCACATAATGGGTCCCCCAATTGGTTTCGAGGAAAGTTGGCCATTCATATATTTCTACAATAGCAGATTTTAGATCCACAAGTATTTGTTCAGCTTTCTTCATAATTCTCTAATAGGCTACTTGTGCTCAAGATCCTTTCGTTAGAATTTAGTAATTACTCGGTTGGCATACTTAAAATTAAACCCGAACAGTCATATGTGACACAACAGAGATATTCAGGTCAGATTTCCAGAAGTGTGAGAAAACAGAAGATGCGCTGAGTAAATGCAGCTATcgtttcataaaaaattatctaattCATGCACTAGTTTCCATCCAAGGTTGCAATTGACTCCTTGAGAAGTTTCCGAGCTTCTTCTCTTCTCCTGAACAAGCAATTACGCAAACAGTAAGGTCAATTTAATAAGCATTTGGGAGCTATCATAGTGACTACATGTTCACTGCCCTAGGACATTACAGCTTCATTACATATAATGCAAATGTTGAGAAGAAACTTATAATGCTTAAGGCtatgtttgttttggcttcaaattaCTTCCGGAAATACTTTTCCATAAAACTTGAGTGTTTGGTTGAATCAGTAAATTCAGTCAACTGAAATGCTTTTCCCCTTTGACCGTAAAATAACCCAAAACACCCGTAAAATCATTTCCGTTcatattttcacttcaaaccatttccggACCGAGCTTCAGACacgcaaagagagagagagagagaaagagcaagACCGATCCACTAGAAGCACCGGCTAGATCGCACCCATTGTCGCCGCTGGAAGCTCATCGGCGCTGCCATCTAGATCGTCACCACCCAAGACCGATCCACCCAAAACGATCTCGTCCTCGACCCACCCAAGACCAAGCTCGTTCGTCAAGCAATGCCCAAAGCACCGGCGAGTCGTCCCCTCTAGCTTTGTCGTCCCCTCCATTCCCGAAACCCAGAAAACCCATTCCTCAAACCCACTCTGATAAACCCATTCATCAAACCCACCACTCCGACGAACCCACCACTCCGACGAACCCATTCCGCAAACCCATTTCTCAAAGACTCAAACCCCCACTGGCCGCcgccgatctctctctctctttcacttaAGTCCCTCTCTCAGGCTTCGTtgcttttctaatttttttgttttgatttttgtttctttgattgtttatatattttgattctctgtaataatatatgtttggattctaagaaaatgtgagaaacatgataaaaataggttttctagagcatttttagcaaaacaaccaaacactagaaaatattttccaaagcattttttgaaatgcaaccaaacacttgaaaatattttccttttccgaaaatagcatttccggaaaatatttattttccggaaaatattttacatgaaccaaacacaacctaagATGAAGGTTCCTACCTTATggtataaagaaaaacaaacaagagGCATATACTGCCAATCAACTTTGTTTATTCTAACAATTTCAAGTAGAATAAATTCAAATTCCCTCCATGGAAGTTTATGGCTACACACTCAATGGTTCTTAAACCTCACCCTCTACCATGCTCTTAcaaggggaggaggtgccaTCTGAGGTAGAACTAAGTGTGTCAGTCAGACCCTAAAGTCAGCATAATGTCAGCTGTAATTCATAGATAATTGTCCTATATATCATAAGTTGCCTTTTAAGGCGAAGAAAGGCAACGCTCAGTAAACACCATACTGAGGACAAAGAGAAGCTGATTTCAACTATCAATTTTCTTGTGCTTCCAGAGTTCCACAAACAAGATTAATGATATTTCCTAGCACACTTACAAATATGCACCAGCCTACAAgatcatattttattaagatgagagaaaaaaaaacgaaaacacATCAACATCATTATTCCTCCATCTTATGGCAACACATTAATTGTAATTGAGTTGAACAAGTCCAGGAATGAACTACAAGAGGTTGGCATGAAAAGTAGTCATAGAGCACCTTTTGGAATGTCCTAATGTTCGTGGTCAACTTACATAATTCCTATAAGGGCTCCTGCTTCTCTGCCAGTTGGTCTAGATTTCATCAAACCCCACGATCTCCACCATGACCAACCATAGGTTAAAGTTGTAACCTTTGAGTCAGATATAAATATTATGGCTTAGATCTAGGATGCTTGCTCTAATGCCACTGGATACGGTGAGAAATTAGTTCTAGGGTAGAAGGGTTTAAGAAAACTTAGTTCAAGGGTagaagaagggttttttttttaataaaaaaaaaaaaaccaataataaacaagactaaatcaaagaaaaagataataggAATGAAGTTGgaacaatcaaatatcaatTGCTAGGATATAAAACAGCTCAATAAATATTCAAATCTAAAATTTCATAAAGTATATAAGAAAAGATTGCCTAAAATGACTCAAATGAGGTGATATTTATAATAGTCTTTAGTAAACCTAGAATCCTATCCATTCAACTTGCATAGAACAATCAAATCCTAAGCATTTAACTTCATTTAACAGTCACATTCTATTcacaaaagttttaaaaatactatagacataataataacaaagcaTAACTTAAGAGAAATAAAAGACTGGTCCTGTGATAGCAAGTGGATTGAAAAACGGAGTAATGGGACTTTGGGCTTAAATTTTCCTACATCACTCAGTCACTCTCCCTGGTTCAACAGACACACaaaggattattattatttttaattatttttaatttatttctatttttaaatatcTAAATGCTATTAATTCAGCATGTAAAATGAAGTCATCTATCCAACAATCTTAAAAGGGACAAAATGCAAAAGCAATTTTCTCACTTAAAAGCTCAATTGTAACtat contains:
- the LOC126727043 gene encoding protein transport protein sec31-like translates to MASRPRGRPKKKDTRLVAALDAMRPYGFPQDFVEVAVRELLNVYGGNEGWVFIEDSSYSVLVETLLEKTNAPQDQKDDSPQHDPGDADNKESSAVGPSTPTCSNSGATDAMLLTNQALDSASHPNEAPDSAHESRGMHYLPPTASSGGAEAPGDRLAQSPPPNADGMRYLLPPQAASSGGAETFGNSLAQSPPHIADGLIYLPPPPPPSSGGAETLGNSLGQSPPRIADGMRYLPRPPAARSGGAENLGNSLGQSPSRIEHGMRYLPWPPEASSGGAETLGNGLAQSPPHIADGMHYLPRPPAARSGGAENLGNSLGQSPSRIADGMRYLPRPLAASSGRAETLGNSLAQSPPHIADGMHYLPRPLEANSGSAETHGKNLAQPPPHIAGSMRYLPPPLAASSGGAATIGKSFAQSPPHVNQSPLQDIRPTRRRRPYHGWISNDEEIDLVQLTPAPLPEGIAKLLRS